The following nucleotide sequence is from Pseudomonas sp. S09G 359.
AGGGCATCAACGCAGGCCGCGTTGAGTCTCGTCCAGCTCACGGATGTACTTGAAGATTTTACGGCTGGTGGCCGGCGCCTTGTTATGCGCCTGCTCGTGCTGGGCCTGACGGATCAGGGAGCGCAGTTGCTGGCGGTCCGCATCCGGGTAGTCCAACACGAATTTCTCCAGCACGGCGTCATCGCCCGAGATCAGGCGGTCACGCCAACGTTCCAGGTTATGGAAGCGTTCGTTGTACTGGCGAGTGGAGGCATCGGTTTGATCAAGCAAGGCCAGAATGGCGTCAGTGTCCTGATCGCGCATCAGCTTGCCGATGAACATGATGTGCCGTTTACGCGCGATATTCGCGGTGTGCTTGGGAGCATCCGCAAGCGCCCGGCGCATTTCGTCGGTCAGTGGCAGTTTTGCAATCAAGTCTTTCTTGAGCGTTGTAAGGCGCTCGCCGAGGTCAACCAGCGCATGCAGCTCGCGTTTGACCTGGGTTTTGCTTTTCTCCCCATCGAGGGAGTCGTCGTAAGAATCAACCATGGTGGCAGTCCGCAAAGAAACGCCGCCATGATAACCAGTCGGGGGCCGCTTGTCCGGC
It contains:
- the yjgA gene encoding ribosome biogenesis factor YjgA; amino-acid sequence: MVDSYDDSLDGEKSKTQVKRELHALVDLGERLTTLKKDLIAKLPLTDEMRRALADAPKHTANIARKRHIMFIGKLMRDQDTDAILALLDQTDASTRQYNERFHNLERWRDRLISGDDAVLEKFVLDYPDADRQQLRSLIRQAQHEQAHNKAPATSRKIFKYIRELDETQRGLR